In Pyrus communis chromosome 8, drPyrComm1.1, whole genome shotgun sequence, one genomic interval encodes:
- the LOC137743572 gene encoding UDP-glycosyltransferase 87A1-like, which translates to MLSCVFIERGNERVDYIPGVSSTRLADLPHFMNRISPSIFHHIHEDFSWVPKAQFLLFPSIYELESQVINVLRSKFSLPIYTIGPLIPYVKSNDHPSAGIDYLRWLDSQPCSSVLYISMGSFLSFSGAQMDEIAVGLRMSGVRFIWVARGETDRLKDACGDMGLVVPWCEQLRVLCHSSVDGFLTHCGWNSVREGVFAGVPFLTFPLLMDHGMVSNMIVEDWKVGWRVRKAEDKMDHLVTREEIAGLAQKFMDLEDDEGREMRRRA; encoded by the coding sequence atgcTCTCCTGTGTGTTTATAGAGAGGGGCAATGAACGTGTGGACTACATCCCAGGAGTTTCTTCAACACGACTAGCAGACCTGCCTCATTTCATGAATCGAATCTCCCCAAGCATTTTCCACCACATCCACGAAGATTTCTCATGGGTGCCTAAAGCACAATTTCTCTTATTCCCCTCCATCTATGAGCTTGAATCCCAAGTCATCAACGTTTTAAGATCAAAGTTCTCACTACCCATTTACACAATTGGTCCATTAATACCCTACGTCAAATCTAACGATCACCCGAGTGCTGGCATCGACTATCTAAGATGGCTAGATTCTCAACCTTGCAGCTCTGTTCTGTACATCTCCATGGgaagttttctttctttttcaggtGCCCAAATGGATGAGATCGCAGTCGGTTTGCGCATGAGTGGGGTTCGGTTCATTTGGGTGGCTCGTGGGGAAACGGATAGGTTAAAAGATGCTTGTGGCGACATGGGTTTGGTAGTCCCTTGGTGTGAGCAGTTGAGGGTTTTGTGCCATTCTAGTGTTGATGGGTTTTTGACACATTGTGGTTGGAACTCAGTTAGGGAAGGTGTTTTTGCTGGTGTCCCGTTTCTGACCTTTCCGTTACTTATGGATCATGGCATGGTTAGTAATATGATTGTGGAGGATTGGAAAGTTGGGTGGAGGGTGAGGAAGGCTGAGGACAAAATGGACCATTTGGTGACAAGAGAGGAGATTGCTGGGCTGGCGCAGAAGTTTATGGATTTGGAGGATGATGAAGGGAGAGAGATGAGGAGAAGGGCCTAA